Proteins encoded by one window of uncultured Draconibacterium sp.:
- a CDS encoding DUF4395 domain-containing protein produces the protein MRQLVCPISTDKVDEKTTRINALIGILLVITSFAMNSSIFLIVLMADFFMRAFTQLKYSPISYVSYRLSNALNLKEKQIAKAPKIFAARLGFVMTMVIVGLFLAQLTTAAIIVSGLLMFFASLEFALGVCMGCIIYTYLVLPFYK, from the coding sequence ATGAGACAATTAGTTTGCCCAATTTCGACAGATAAGGTCGATGAGAAAACCACCCGGATAAACGCACTAATTGGAATTCTATTGGTGATAACCAGTTTTGCAATGAATTCGTCAATCTTTTTGATTGTGCTGATGGCCGATTTTTTTATGCGTGCTTTTACTCAATTAAAGTACAGCCCTATTAGCTATGTAAGTTACCGCTTGTCGAATGCTCTTAATTTGAAGGAGAAACAAATTGCAAAAGCACCCAAAATTTTTGCTGCCCGATTGGGTTTCGTAATGACCATGGTAATTGTTGGTCTTTTTCTGGCACAGCTGACCACCGCTGCAATAATTGTGTCAGGATTACTGATGTTTTTTGCAAGCCTGGAATTTGCATTGGGTGTTTGTATGGGGTGTATCATTTATACCTACTTAGTACTACCTTTTTATAAATAA
- a CDS encoding GH92 family glycosyl hydrolase, producing MRALTVLFALVLFVSGCVSEQKQTEQDILNYVDPFIGTGFHGHTFPGATTPFGMVQLSPDTHIMGWDASSGYHNEDSTIYGFSHTHLSGTGIGDLGDVLLLPYSNSDELKPVGLFDKKDETASPGYYKVRLKNLNVSAELTATKRVGFHKYSFDNGSDRNVMLDLGHILQPNWGHSIVKNTIHQIDDKTFEGVQLTKGWAEDHLVAYRIEFSEAFDRLRTFAEGEPTTETSLTGKDIKLHFKFPQNDKVLLVKVALSVVDEAGANKNMQAELTGWDFDKTMEQAKAEWREALQGITISTDDEAVKTNFYTALYHSMMSPFTAQDVDGRYRGMDKTIRQAPEGFTNYTVFSLWDTFRAFHPLITIIRPEKAGEWAEALVQKYREGGLLPKWPLASNYTGTMVGYPATSVMADALAKGLVPNADLNDWKEAAVKSATWQPEWLEAHAGQRGAEVMMKHIYYKEKYGFVPSDSITASVSYGVEMAYYDWCVAEIAKAAGDDKTADEFYKKSKYYENYFDASTGFMRGKNGDGSWRTPFNPKYSDHNHADYTEGNAYQWSYFAPHDMNGMVNLFGGKDVFESSLDSLFTTSSEILGENASADITGLIGQYAHGNEPSHHMAYLYNYTNAKWKTQKYLDQVLYDFYLPEPAGIIGNEDCGQMSAWYVLNAIGFYQVCPGDPTYTIGRPVIDQASVRVPGGTFEIVAHNNSKENKFIEKVVLNGETLDEPFFSHEDLMKGGMLEFYMTSEHY from the coding sequence ATGAGAGCACTAACTGTACTATTCGCCCTGGTTTTATTTGTTTCGGGCTGTGTTTCGGAGCAAAAACAAACTGAACAGGATATTTTAAACTACGTTGATCCGTTTATCGGGACAGGTTTTCACGGGCACACTTTCCCTGGCGCGACCACGCCGTTTGGGATGGTTCAGTTGAGTCCGGACACCCATATTATGGGCTGGGATGCCAGCAGTGGTTACCACAACGAAGATTCAACCATTTACGGATTCAGCCACACCCATTTGAGTGGAACAGGTATTGGCGATCTTGGCGATGTGCTTTTGCTGCCTTACTCGAATTCGGATGAGTTAAAACCTGTTGGTTTGTTTGATAAAAAAGACGAAACAGCATCGCCCGGTTATTATAAAGTGCGACTGAAAAACCTGAACGTTTCAGCCGAATTAACGGCTACTAAACGTGTGGGATTTCATAAATATTCGTTTGACAACGGCAGCGACAGAAATGTGATGCTCGACCTTGGACATATTTTGCAACCCAATTGGGGACACAGTATTGTGAAAAATACTATTCACCAAATTGACGATAAAACTTTTGAAGGTGTTCAGCTTACAAAAGGCTGGGCCGAAGATCATTTGGTAGCTTATCGCATTGAGTTTTCAGAAGCGTTTGATCGGTTGAGAACATTTGCAGAGGGAGAACCGACCACAGAAACCAGTCTTACCGGAAAAGACATAAAATTACATTTCAAATTTCCGCAAAATGACAAAGTGCTGCTCGTAAAAGTGGCATTATCGGTTGTTGACGAAGCTGGTGCCAATAAAAATATGCAGGCTGAACTTACAGGATGGGACTTTGACAAAACCATGGAGCAAGCAAAAGCAGAATGGCGCGAAGCCCTGCAGGGAATTACCATTTCTACAGATGACGAAGCGGTAAAAACCAATTTCTACACCGCACTTTACCACAGCATGATGTCGCCATTTACCGCACAGGATGTCGACGGGCGTTACCGCGGCATGGACAAAACCATCCGTCAGGCACCGGAAGGATTTACCAACTACACCGTCTTTTCGTTGTGGGATACTTTCCGCGCTTTTCACCCGCTTATTACCATAATCCGACCTGAAAAAGCCGGCGAGTGGGCAGAAGCGCTTGTACAAAAATACCGCGAAGGTGGTCTACTTCCGAAATGGCCACTGGCATCGAACTACACGGGAACGATGGTGGGCTACCCGGCAACATCGGTAATGGCCGACGCACTGGCAAAAGGGTTGGTGCCCAATGCAGACCTTAACGACTGGAAAGAAGCTGCTGTAAAATCGGCGACCTGGCAACCCGAATGGCTGGAAGCTCATGCAGGCCAGCGAGGTGCAGAAGTAATGATGAAACACATTTATTACAAAGAAAAGTATGGTTTTGTTCCTTCTGATTCAATCACGGCTTCTGTGTCGTACGGCGTTGAGATGGCTTATTACGACTGGTGTGTGGCAGAGATTGCCAAAGCCGCCGGCGACGATAAAACAGCTGATGAGTTCTACAAAAAGTCGAAATACTACGAAAATTATTTTGATGCCTCAACAGGATTTATGCGTGGTAAAAATGGCGACGGCAGCTGGCGAACACCTTTTAATCCAAAATACTCCGATCACAATCATGCCGATTACACCGAAGGAAATGCCTACCAGTGGAGCTATTTTGCCCCACACGATATGAACGGCATGGTAAACTTGTTTGGCGGAAAAGATGTTTTCGAATCAAGTCTTGACAGCTTGTTTACTACCAGCTCCGAAATTCTGGGTGAAAATGCATCGGCCGACATCACCGGCTTGATCGGGCAATACGCGCACGGAAACGAGCCAAGTCACCACATGGCCTATTTATACAATTACACCAACGCAAAGTGGAAAACTCAAAAATACCTCGACCAGGTATTGTACGATTTCTATTTGCCGGAACCTGCGGGAATAATAGGCAACGAAGACTGCGGCCAGATGTCGGCATGGTATGTACTGAATGCCATTGGTTTTTACCAGGTTTGCCCCGGCGACCCTACTTATACTATAGGTCGGCCTGTTATTGATCAAGCATCAGTTCGGGTTCCGGGTGGTACTTTCGAGATCGTTGCTCACAACAATTCAAAAGAAAATAAATTCATCGAAAAAGTTGTGCTCAACGGCGAAACACTGGATGAACCGTTCTTTTCGCACGAAGACTTGATGAAAGGTGGCATGCTGGAATTTTATATGACTTCCGAGCACTATTAG
- a CDS encoding Xaa-Pro dipeptidyl-peptidase: protein MKIRKKLYLSVVCLVLVQLWAVSSYAQQNEPAKPFFKDGEAQIVKAFEDPDYWIREDLWVETEFDSDGDGLLDRMHVDVTRPRQTEREGLKLPVIYNSSPYFAGVAGNNPEFFWDVKQELGEKPKQHVHPPEIQRRGERPIISKAQVNTWVPRGFVVVHSSSPGTGLSDGSPTVGGDNESLAPKAVIDWLCGRAKGYKTRTGNEEVEAYWCTGKVGMTGTSYEGTLPLAAATTGVEGLEAIIPVAPNTSYYHYYRSNGLVRSPGGYLGEDIDVLFDFIHSGALDKRAYAREHVRDTEMKNGQDRITGDYNDFWAGRDYLNDMEPMKAAMLMSHGFNDWNVVPEHSLRIYEAAKAKGIPCQIYYHQDGHGGPPPLSMMNRWFTRYLFGIENGVENDPKAWIVREDDDHDHPTSYADYPNPDAKPVTFYLTSGAPEKGGLVTDKPNSQPEETLVDNYSFSGEALAQAENTEHRLIYVSPELKEDVHISGKPKITIKAASSKPAVNLSVYLVSLPWNNSQWRRPKITDNLITRGWADLQNYKSLRESEPLKPGKFYEMTFELQPDDQVIKAGQQIGLMIISSDKDFTLHPKPGTELTVDLDGTSIEIPVVGGAEAYYTAIQ from the coding sequence ATGAAGATTAGAAAAAAACTGTATTTAAGTGTTGTCTGTTTGGTTCTTGTTCAGTTGTGGGCAGTTAGTAGCTACGCGCAACAAAACGAGCCTGCAAAGCCGTTTTTTAAAGATGGCGAGGCGCAAATTGTAAAAGCATTTGAAGATCCGGATTACTGGATTCGTGAAGACTTATGGGTGGAAACCGAGTTTGATTCGGATGGCGATGGTTTGTTGGACCGTATGCATGTTGATGTAACACGCCCGCGGCAAACAGAAAGGGAAGGCTTAAAACTTCCTGTTATTTATAATTCAAGCCCATATTTTGCCGGTGTGGCAGGAAACAATCCCGAGTTTTTTTGGGATGTAAAACAAGAGCTGGGCGAGAAGCCAAAACAACATGTTCATCCTCCCGAAATTCAGCGTAGGGGAGAAAGGCCAATAATTTCGAAGGCGCAGGTAAATACATGGGTTCCGCGTGGTTTTGTTGTGGTACATTCATCGTCTCCGGGAACCGGTTTATCCGATGGTTCGCCAACAGTTGGAGGCGACAATGAGTCGCTGGCACCAAAAGCAGTAATCGATTGGCTTTGCGGTCGCGCAAAAGGTTACAAAACCCGAACTGGAAATGAAGAAGTTGAAGCATATTGGTGTACCGGCAAAGTGGGAATGACTGGGACTTCGTATGAAGGAACATTGCCTCTGGCCGCTGCAACAACAGGAGTTGAAGGACTGGAAGCGATTATTCCGGTGGCTCCAAATACTTCGTATTATCATTATTACCGCTCAAATGGGTTGGTGCGTTCTCCCGGAGGTTATCTGGGCGAAGATATTGATGTCCTTTTTGATTTTATTCACAGTGGAGCGCTTGACAAAAGAGCTTATGCACGTGAGCATGTTCGCGATACAGAAATGAAAAATGGTCAGGACCGAATTACCGGTGATTATAACGATTTTTGGGCCGGTCGCGATTACCTGAATGATATGGAGCCGATGAAAGCAGCAATGCTGATGTCGCATGGTTTTAACGACTGGAATGTGGTGCCTGAGCATAGTTTGCGCATTTACGAAGCAGCTAAGGCAAAAGGTATTCCCTGCCAGATTTATTACCACCAGGATGGTCACGGTGGACCTCCACCACTTAGTATGATGAACCGTTGGTTTACCCGTTATTTATTTGGTATTGAAAATGGTGTTGAGAATGATCCGAAAGCATGGATCGTTCGTGAAGACGATGATCACGATCATCCAACATCGTATGCCGATTATCCAAATCCTGATGCAAAACCAGTAACTTTCTACCTTACTTCGGGAGCGCCGGAAAAAGGTGGCCTCGTTACCGACAAACCAAACAGTCAGCCGGAAGAAACGCTGGTTGATAACTATTCATTTTCAGGAGAAGCGCTTGCACAAGCTGAAAATACCGAGCATCGCTTAATATATGTAAGTCCGGAATTGAAAGAAGACGTTCATATTTCGGGAAAACCAAAAATTACCATTAAAGCGGCCAGCAGCAAACCGGCAGTTAACCTTTCGGTTTACCTGGTTTCGTTACCGTGGAATAATTCACAGTGGCGTCGTCCAAAAATTACCGATAATCTTATTACCCGTGGTTGGGCCGATTTGCAGAACTATAAATCGCTGCGCGAAAGTGAGCCATTGAAACCGGGTAAATTCTACGAAATGACATTCGAGCTGCAACCCGATGACCAGGTGATTAAAGCCGGTCAACAGATTGGATTGATGATTATTTCGAGCGATAAAGATTTTACACTACATCCAAAACCCGGAACCGAATTAACTGTTGATTTGGACGGAACAAGCATTGAAATTCCCGTGGTTGGCGGAGCTGAAGCTTATTATACAGCCATTCAATAA
- a CDS encoding aminopeptidase P family protein, translating into MFQKEIYIERRKVLKEKVGEGLILLFGNDESSMNYADNTYHFRQDSTFLYYFGIQHPGLAAVIDIDNDKEIVFGNDYTIDDIVWMGPQPTIADRAAQCGVSTVLPMKELASVVEKSKKIHFLPLYRPENKIKLLELIDVAPKDVANTYSLELVKAVVSQREIKSKEEIEQLHQAVNVSVDMHVAAMKFARPGMTEAQVTAEIHKVALAAGGNIAFPIIATKNGQTLHNHFHGNTIKEGDLFLVDAGYENELCYSGDLSSTFPVSKKFTPEQKEIYEISLAGHEAAISALELNKPYKNAHIAAATTIFDGLKSMGFTKGNAMDAFEAGAHALFFPCGTGHMMGMDVHDMEDLGEVWVGYDGQPKSTQFGLKSLRLAKPLRAGHVFTIEPGIYFIPELIDLWRGQGKFNDFINWEKVDSYRNFGGMRNEEDFVMTENGAQLLGKPKPKTVEDVEALRS; encoded by the coding sequence ATGTTTCAGAAAGAGATTTACATAGAACGCAGAAAAGTTCTAAAGGAGAAAGTTGGGGAAGGATTGATTTTGTTGTTTGGAAACGACGAATCATCGATGAATTATGCTGACAACACCTATCATTTCAGGCAAGACAGCACCTTTTTGTATTACTTTGGAATTCAGCATCCGGGCCTGGCTGCGGTAATCGATATTGATAACGACAAGGAAATTGTTTTTGGAAATGATTACACCATCGACGATATTGTGTGGATGGGACCACAGCCAACCATTGCCGATCGTGCTGCACAGTGTGGCGTGTCAACGGTTTTACCGATGAAAGAACTGGCGTCGGTTGTGGAGAAAAGTAAGAAGATTCATTTCTTGCCGCTCTATCGTCCCGAGAATAAAATAAAGTTGTTGGAGTTGATTGATGTGGCGCCCAAAGATGTGGCGAATACTTACTCGCTGGAGTTAGTAAAGGCCGTTGTCAGTCAGCGCGAAATTAAAAGCAAAGAAGAGATAGAGCAGCTGCATCAGGCAGTGAACGTTTCGGTTGATATGCATGTGGCGGCTATGAAATTTGCGCGTCCGGGAATGACAGAAGCGCAGGTAACAGCCGAAATCCATAAAGTGGCACTGGCAGCCGGTGGAAATATTGCTTTCCCGATAATTGCCACAAAAAACGGGCAAACATTACACAATCATTTTCACGGTAACACAATAAAAGAGGGCGATCTGTTTTTAGTTGATGCTGGTTACGAAAATGAATTGTGCTACTCAGGCGATTTGTCGAGTACTTTTCCGGTAAGCAAAAAATTTACTCCCGAGCAAAAAGAGATCTATGAAATTTCGCTGGCCGGACACGAAGCTGCAATTAGTGCACTCGAATTGAACAAGCCATATAAAAATGCGCACATTGCAGCCGCTACCACCATTTTCGACGGATTGAAATCGATGGGTTTCACCAAAGGAAATGCAATGGATGCTTTTGAGGCCGGCGCTCACGCTTTGTTTTTCCCGTGCGGAACGGGCCACATGATGGGCATGGATGTGCATGATATGGAAGATCTTGGTGAAGTTTGGGTCGGTTACGACGGCCAACCAAAAAGTACACAGTTTGGGCTGAAATCGCTTCGCCTGGCAAAACCGCTGAGAGCCGGTCATGTATTTACTATCGAACCGGGAATTTACTTTATTCCCGAATTGATTGATCTATGGCGCGGACAAGGTAAATTCAACGATTTTATCAACTGGGAAAAAGTTGACAGCTACCGTAATTTTGGCGGAATGCGAAACGAAGAAGATTTTGTAATGACCGAAAACGGTGCGCAGTTACTCGGCAAGCCAAAACCCAAAACCGTTGAAGATGTAGAAGCTCTGCGATCATAA
- a CDS encoding M1 family metallopeptidase has product MKQRLFIVALLLAWGLNVVAQKTNFTHQDSLRGSITPERAWWDLTYYHLDVKVDPADSTISGSNLIQYKVLESKQRMQIDMQPPMKISRITQNGKELNFTQDGNAWFVELQKEQNPNDVNELLVEYSGKPKISRRPPWDGGISWQKDENGYDFIVNTNQGDGGSLWWPCKDHPYDEPDSMLISVTFPEHLMDVSNGRLRGVEQNADGTKTAHWFVNNPINNYGVNINIGNYAHWHEVFKGEKGDLDCNYWVLKQNLEKAKEHFKQAPMMLEAFEHWFGPYPFYEDGYKLVEVPYPGMEHQSSVTYGNGFRNGYTGRDISNSGWGFKFDFIIIHESGHEWFANNITNWDEADMWIHESFTNYSENLFVEYYWGKKAGSEYIRGSRLGILNDRPVIGVYGVNYPGSGDMYPKGANMLHTLRQVVDDDEKWRGILRGLNEEFYHQTVKAEQIEGYLMEHSGLDLQGFFNQYLRDTRIPTFEYAIIDGELQFRWANCVDNFKLPLKVYINGELQWLNPSGRWQYFDTDEKVKKVEVDKDFYVASFQVVEL; this is encoded by the coding sequence ATGAAGCAGAGATTATTTATTGTAGCATTGTTGCTTGCTTGGGGCTTGAATGTAGTTGCACAAAAAACAAATTTTACGCACCAGGATTCATTGCGTGGCAGCATAACTCCCGAACGAGCTTGGTGGGATCTTACGTATTATCATCTGGATGTAAAAGTAGATCCGGCTGACAGTACAATTTCCGGTAGCAACCTGATTCAATACAAGGTTTTAGAATCTAAACAGCGTATGCAAATTGATATGCAGCCGCCAATGAAGATTTCACGAATTACGCAAAACGGCAAGGAGCTCAACTTTACGCAAGATGGAAATGCATGGTTTGTAGAATTGCAAAAGGAGCAAAATCCGAATGATGTTAACGAGTTGCTGGTTGAGTATTCCGGGAAACCAAAGATTAGTAGAAGACCGCCGTGGGATGGTGGAATAAGCTGGCAGAAAGATGAAAACGGTTACGATTTTATTGTAAATACCAACCAGGGCGACGGTGGTAGTTTGTGGTGGCCCTGCAAAGATCATCCTTACGACGAGCCCGACAGTATGTTGATAAGCGTAACTTTTCCCGAGCATTTAATGGATGTCTCCAATGGTCGTTTGCGCGGAGTGGAGCAAAATGCTGACGGAACAAAAACGGCGCATTGGTTTGTAAACAACCCGATTAATAACTACGGGGTAAACATAAACATTGGAAATTATGCCCATTGGCACGAAGTTTTTAAAGGCGAAAAAGGCGATTTGGATTGCAACTACTGGGTGCTGAAACAAAACCTGGAAAAGGCAAAAGAGCATTTTAAACAGGCGCCAATGATGCTGGAAGCTTTTGAGCACTGGTTTGGCCCGTATCCGTTTTACGAAGATGGCTATAAACTTGTGGAAGTGCCGTATCCGGGCATGGAACATCAAAGTTCGGTTACCTACGGAAATGGTTTCCGTAATGGTTACACCGGTCGTGATATTAGTAATTCGGGCTGGGGTTTTAAGTTTGACTTTATCATTATCCACGAGTCGGGGCACGAGTGGTTTGCCAATAACATTACCAACTGGGATGAGGCCGATATGTGGATACATGAGAGTTTTACCAATTACTCAGAGAATCTTTTTGTGGAGTATTACTGGGGCAAAAAGGCGGGCTCAGAATATATTCGGGGAAGCCGCCTGGGTATTCTAAACGACCGCCCTGTTATTGGGGTTTACGGCGTAAATTACCCGGGATCGGGAGATATGTATCCCAAAGGAGCCAACATGTTACATACCTTGCGACAGGTGGTCGACGATGATGAAAAATGGCGCGGTATTTTGCGTGGTTTAAATGAAGAGTTTTACCATCAGACTGTAAAAGCCGAGCAAATTGAAGGCTATTTAATGGAGCATTCCGGACTTGATTTACAAGGGTTCTTCAATCAGTATTTGCGCGATACACGAATTCCAACTTTTGAGTATGCCATTATTGATGGAGAACTGCAATTCCGTTGGGCAAACTGTGTCGACAATTTTAAATTGCCACTGAAAGTATATATCAATGGAGAGCTTCAATGGTTGAATCCTTCAGGTCGCTGGCAATATTTCGACACCGACGAGAAAGTTAAAAAGGTAGAAGTTGATAAAGACTTTTACGTAGCCAGCTTTCAGGTTGTAGAACTATAA
- a CDS encoding MFS transporter, with the protein MVKTKNKVTNPAMWVPTAYFAMGLPFMVLAQSTAIMYKNMGISDSKIAFWTSLIMLPWTLKPLWSPVLEMFKSKKFFVVTSQFVTAITFALIAFALPIPNFFAYTIALLAVIGFSGATNDIATDGVYLSVLSSKDQARYIGWQGASYNVGKFLAYGGFVTIAGILEKQMGIVNAWVAVMLGIGAVMALVGLYHSRMLPGGEASTSEVQSLKEGFATLWDVLRTFFQKKHIYWYIAFIVLYRFAEGFAIKIAPLFFKAAVADGGLGLTTTEIGVVYGTFGTGAFVAGSLLAGYFIARRGLKRALFILVSTFNIPFLVYALLAHYQPSSLYLVGAAVVFEYFGYGFGFVGLMLFMMQQVAPGKYKMAHYAFATGIMNLGFMVPSMLSGYFSDWLGYKLFFAWVLVATIPAFIAARFVPFGHPDNVDVETKEIETND; encoded by the coding sequence ATGGTAAAAACAAAAAATAAAGTCACTAATCCGGCAATGTGGGTTCCAACAGCCTATTTTGCAATGGGATTGCCTTTTATGGTGCTGGCACAGTCAACAGCTATCATGTATAAAAACATGGGGATCTCGGATTCAAAAATAGCATTTTGGACCTCGTTAATTATGCTTCCCTGGACCTTAAAACCACTATGGAGCCCGGTTTTAGAGATGTTCAAATCGAAGAAATTTTTTGTAGTTACCAGCCAGTTTGTTACAGCAATCACTTTTGCATTGATTGCTTTTGCCCTGCCAATTCCCAACTTTTTTGCATATACAATAGCATTATTGGCCGTTATTGGTTTTAGCGGCGCCACCAACGACATTGCCACCGACGGTGTTTACCTCAGCGTTCTTTCATCAAAAGACCAGGCAAGATACATTGGCTGGCAGGGAGCGTCGTACAATGTGGGAAAATTCCTGGCTTACGGAGGATTTGTTACCATTGCCGGAATTCTGGAAAAACAAATGGGCATCGTAAATGCCTGGGTAGCCGTAATGCTTGGAATTGGTGCCGTGATGGCTTTGGTAGGCCTTTATCACTCGCGAATGCTGCCGGGCGGAGAAGCATCAACATCAGAAGTACAAAGCCTGAAAGAAGGATTTGCCACACTTTGGGATGTGCTAAGAACATTTTTTCAGAAAAAACATATTTACTGGTACATCGCTTTTATCGTGTTGTATCGTTTTGCCGAAGGATTTGCCATAAAAATTGCACCGCTGTTTTTTAAAGCTGCCGTTGCCGACGGTGGATTGGGATTAACTACCACCGAAATTGGCGTTGTTTACGGAACTTTCGGAACCGGGGCTTTTGTTGCCGGATCGTTGCTCGCCGGTTATTTTATTGCACGCCGCGGGTTAAAACGAGCCTTGTTTATCCTGGTCAGCACCTTTAATATTCCGTTTTTGGTGTATGCCTTGCTGGCCCATTATCAACCATCGAGCCTTTACCTGGTGGGAGCCGCAGTAGTTTTCGAATATTTTGGCTACGGCTTTGGGTTTGTTGGACTGATGTTGTTTATGATGCAGCAGGTAGCTCCCGGAAAATACAAAATGGCACATTACGCTTTTGCCACCGGAATTATGAATCTTGGATTTATGGTACCGTCGATGTTGAGCGGCTATTTCAGCGACTGGCTGGGTTACAAATTGTTTTTTGCCTGGGTACTCGTAGCTACCATTCCGGCATTTATTGCTGCACGGTTCGTTCCTTTCGGACACCCTGATAACGTTGATGTAGAAACAAAAGAAATAGAGACAAATGACTAA
- a CDS encoding glycoside hydrolase family 130 protein, giving the protein MTKKVNIPFEERPQGCTDVMWRYSQNPVIGRYAIPTSNSIFNSAVVPFEDGFAGVFRCDNKAVQMNIFAGFSRDGINWEINHEPIEMVAGNTDMIESDYKYDPRVTWIEDRYWVTWCNGYHGPTIGIAYTFDFKTFHQCENAFLPFNRNGVLFPEKINGKYAMLSRPSDNGHTPFGDIYISYSPDMKYWGEHRCAMKVTPFELSAWQCTKIGAGSVPIKTEEGWLEFYHGVINTCNGFRYSMGAAILDLEDPSKVLYRTQPYLLAPAAPYELAGDVPNVVFPCAALSDGEKIAVYYGAADTVVGMAFAYQQELIDFIKNNSI; this is encoded by the coding sequence ATGACTAAAAAAGTAAACATACCTTTTGAAGAGCGCCCGCAAGGTTGCACCGATGTGATGTGGCGCTACTCGCAAAATCCGGTAATTGGCCGGTACGCAATTCCAACATCGAACAGTATTTTCAACAGCGCTGTTGTTCCTTTTGAAGATGGTTTTGCCGGTGTTTTTCGTTGCGACAACAAAGCCGTGCAGATGAATATTTTTGCCGGTTTTAGCAGAGACGGTATCAACTGGGAAATCAACCACGAACCGATTGAAATGGTTGCCGGAAATACAGATATGATCGAGTCGGATTACAAATACGATCCGCGTGTTACCTGGATTGAAGACCGCTACTGGGTAACCTGGTGTAACGGTTATCACGGACCAACCATCGGGATTGCTTACACTTTCGATTTTAAAACTTTCCATCAGTGCGAAAACGCCTTTTTGCCATTTAACCGAAATGGTGTGCTTTTCCCGGAAAAGATTAATGGAAAATATGCAATGTTGAGTCGCCCGAGCGACAATGGACATACACCTTTTGGTGATATTTACATCAGTTACAGCCCTGATATGAAATACTGGGGTGAACACCGTTGTGCTATGAAAGTTACTCCGTTTGAATTGAGTGCCTGGCAGTGTACAAAAATTGGTGCCGGATCGGTTCCGATTAAAACTGAAGAAGGCTGGCTGGAGTTCTACCACGGTGTGATTAACACCTGCAACGGTTTCCGTTACTCAATGGGTGCTGCAATTCTCGATCTGGAAGATCCGTCGAAAGTATTGTACCGCACGCAGCCTTATTTACTGGCTCCTGCCGCACCTTACGAACTGGCGGGCGATGTACCAAATGTTGTGTTCCCTTGCGCTGCCCTTAGCGACGGTGAAAAAATTGCCGTTTATTACGGTGCCGCCGACACGGTTGTAGGAATGGCATTTGCTTACCAACAAGAACTGATTGATTTTATCAAGAATAATTCAATCTAA